The following are encoded in a window of Cryobacterium sp. CG_9.6 genomic DNA:
- a CDS encoding M50 family metallopeptidase, producing the protein MDALWALGDSLTQPHAPLNLIAAWSSVVAATLLVLVPAMWRVTRHGITIVHEGGHGVAATLSRRRLSGIRLHSDTSGLTVSRGRPRGPGMAFTLLAGYPAPALLGVGAAWLLGRGYDVALLWLLLAALLLLLVQIRNWFGLWSVLVAGGVIFAVTWFGTSQVQSIFALILTVFLLVGALRTVLELQRSRSLGSAGASDADQLARLTHVPGLFWVGVFLAIDLCCVVIAARFLGLL; encoded by the coding sequence ATGGACGCACTGTGGGCACTCGGGGACAGCCTGACCCAGCCGCATGCTCCACTGAACCTCATTGCGGCGTGGTCCAGCGTGGTGGCGGCCACACTTCTCGTCCTCGTTCCCGCGATGTGGCGGGTGACCCGTCACGGCATCACCATTGTGCACGAGGGTGGGCATGGGGTGGCGGCCACCCTGAGCAGACGAAGGCTCAGCGGCATCCGCTTGCACAGCGATACCTCGGGTCTCACCGTGAGTCGGGGTCGACCGCGAGGACCCGGTATGGCGTTCACCCTGCTAGCCGGGTACCCGGCCCCGGCGCTGCTCGGGGTGGGTGCCGCGTGGCTCCTCGGCCGCGGTTACGATGTGGCGCTGCTGTGGCTACTACTGGCGGCACTGTTGCTGCTTCTGGTTCAGATCCGCAACTGGTTCGGACTGTGGTCGGTTCTCGTAGCCGGTGGGGTGATCTTTGCCGTGACCTGGTTCGGCACGTCCCAGGTGCAGAGCATTTTTGCGCTGATCCTCACCGTGTTTCTGCTGGTCGGGGCGCTGCGTACCGTGCTGGAACTGCAACGGTCGAGGTCGCTCGGGTCGGCCGGAGCCTCGGACGCCGACCAGCTGGCACGGCTCACCCACGTGCCGGGCCTCTTCTGGGTCGGAGTCTTTCTCGCCATTGACCTCTGCTGTGTCGTTATCGCCGCCCGTTTTCTTGGTCTGCTCTAG
- a CDS encoding alpha-ketoacid dehydrogenase subunit beta: MSHTIAGVATRSPETLTMASALNAAIRDAMTDDPTVVLFGEDVGPLGGVFRVTDGLYAEFGETRVSDSPLAESGIVGTAIGMAMYGMRPVVEMQFDAFSYPAFQQIVSHVAKMRNRTRGKIALPIVIRIPYAGDIGGVEHHSDSSEAYWTSTPGLTVVSPSNPADAYSMLREAIASDDPVIFMEPKSRYWTKAELTLPVTTAPMASAVILREGTDVTLLAYGPTVKTALATAELATAEGLSIEVIDLRSLSPFDDATVSASLRKTSRVAVIHEAAQFGGYGAEVAARLTERNFFYLAAPILRITGFDIPYPSPKLEEYFLPTPDRILAAISRWEWS; encoded by the coding sequence ATGAGCCACACGATTGCCGGCGTCGCGACGCGCTCCCCCGAAACCCTCACCATGGCATCCGCTCTCAACGCCGCTATTCGTGACGCCATGACCGACGACCCCACCGTGGTGCTTTTTGGCGAAGACGTGGGGCCGCTTGGCGGGGTGTTCCGCGTGACCGACGGCCTGTACGCCGAGTTCGGCGAGACCCGGGTGAGCGATTCTCCCCTGGCGGAATCAGGAATCGTGGGCACGGCCATCGGCATGGCTATGTACGGCATGCGCCCGGTTGTCGAGATGCAGTTCGACGCCTTCAGCTACCCGGCATTTCAGCAGATCGTGTCGCACGTTGCCAAAATGCGTAACCGCACTCGCGGCAAGATTGCCCTTCCGATCGTTATTCGCATTCCCTATGCCGGCGATATTGGTGGTGTCGAGCACCACTCGGATTCCTCGGAGGCGTACTGGACCTCCACGCCCGGACTCACCGTTGTGTCCCCCTCAAACCCGGCCGATGCCTATTCCATGCTGCGCGAGGCGATCGCGAGCGATGATCCGGTGATCTTCATGGAACCCAAGAGCCGTTACTGGACCAAAGCCGAGCTCACCCTCCCCGTGACGACCGCGCCCATGGCGAGCGCCGTCATTCTTCGGGAAGGCACCGATGTCACCCTGCTCGCCTACGGACCCACGGTGAAGACCGCCCTGGCCACAGCGGAGCTTGCCACCGCCGAGGGACTCTCCATTGAGGTCATTGACCTGCGCAGCCTCTCTCCTTTTGACGATGCCACGGTGAGCGCTTCGCTGCGCAAAACCAGCCGCGTGGCCGTGATTCATGAGGCCGCACAGTTTGGCGGCTACGGCGCCGAGGTGGCTGCCCGTCTCACCGAACGCAACTTCTTCTACCTCGCCGCTCCCATTCTGCGCATCACCGGCTTCGACATTCCCTACCCCTCCCCCAAACTTGAAGAGTATTTTTTGCCCACGCCCGACCGTATTCTGGCCGCGATTTCGCGTTGGGAGTGGAGCTGA
- the pdhA gene encoding pyruvate dehydrogenase (acetyl-transferring) E1 component subunit alpha: MSLNVESTRIPTVLAPPPLRLIDDAGHPVDESQTGGFTLPDTATLLSLYRRMVIARRFDVQVTALTRQGRLATYPSALGQEACEIAAVSALDSGDWLFPTYRDSIALLTRGVKPADILASFRGDWHSGYDYYEHRIAPQATPLATQALHAVGLATAAKLKRDSTVALTLLGDGATSEGDAHEAFNFAAVWQAPVVFLVQNNQFAISVPLDKQMACRTIADKAIGYGMPGYFVDGNDVAAMFAVTSAAVDAARAGKGPTLIEGLTYRIEAHTNSDDPSRYRNAADVDVWRGRDPIERLEKFLLSEGALSEAERASIAQEAEDTAAATRECMTVQAVVDPLELFEHVYANPRPALAEQRAALAAELAEDSATTAASTVTTDSTATTANTETDARA, encoded by the coding sequence ATGAGCCTCAATGTCGAGAGCACGCGCATCCCCACCGTGCTGGCCCCACCACCCCTGCGGTTGATTGATGATGCCGGGCATCCGGTTGATGAGAGTCAGACCGGCGGGTTCACTCTGCCAGACACCGCCACCCTGCTCAGCCTGTACCGGCGCATGGTGATTGCCCGCCGATTCGACGTTCAGGTGACGGCCCTCACGCGTCAGGGACGCCTCGCCACCTATCCCTCGGCTCTCGGCCAGGAGGCCTGCGAAATTGCCGCGGTATCGGCTCTCGATTCCGGTGACTGGTTGTTTCCCACCTATCGCGACAGCATTGCGCTCCTCACTCGCGGTGTGAAACCCGCCGATATTCTCGCCTCGTTTCGAGGCGATTGGCACAGCGGCTACGACTACTACGAGCACCGCATTGCCCCGCAGGCCACCCCGCTGGCCACGCAGGCGCTTCATGCCGTTGGCCTGGCAACCGCAGCCAAGCTCAAGCGCGACAGCACGGTGGCGTTGACGCTTCTCGGTGACGGTGCCACGAGCGAGGGTGATGCCCACGAGGCCTTCAACTTCGCCGCCGTGTGGCAGGCCCCGGTGGTCTTTCTGGTGCAGAATAACCAGTTCGCTATCAGTGTGCCCCTCGATAAGCAGATGGCGTGCCGCACGATCGCCGACAAGGCCATCGGCTACGGCATGCCCGGCTACTTCGTGGACGGCAACGACGTCGCTGCCATGTTTGCGGTCACCTCCGCCGCCGTTGACGCCGCACGGGCCGGCAAGGGACCCACGCTCATTGAAGGCCTCACCTATCGCATCGAGGCACACACCAATTCGGATGACCCGAGCCGGTATCGCAATGCCGCCGACGTGGATGTGTGGCGGGGTCGGGACCCGATCGAGCGGCTGGAAAAATTCCTGCTGTCCGAAGGCGCCCTGTCGGAGGCCGAACGTGCGTCAATTGCACAGGAGGCCGAAGATACGGCTGCTGCTACTCGCGAGTGCATGACGGTGCAGGCGGTGGTGGATCCACTGGAACTCTTTGAGCACGTGTATGCCAACCCCCGACCGGCTCTGGCCGAACAGCGCGCTGCCCTTGCCGCCGAACTCGCTGAGGACAGCGCCACCACTGCAGCCAGCACAGTTACTACAGATAGCACCGCCACTACAGCCAACACCGAGACGGATGCCCGCGCATGA
- a CDS encoding GAF domain-containing sensor histidine kinase: MEDQLADLPAGAVPHGSVPLDETVLVAETVPHAGSTRIEDLLQQLVGRADELMATQERIRGLVSAVVSIAEDLSLDAVLKRVVESACQLLNAQYGALGVIGENQSLSHFITVGFDEETVRKVGPLPVGKGVLGLLIREPQPIRLHDLGQHPAAAGFPEHHPPMVSFLGVPVRVRDVVFGNLYLTEKEGGGDFTPEDQELAVALAAAAGVAIENARLFDEARRRAAWLEACADMARDLLRSFDNDDDDGGSGLVTVAQRAMFESDSVLALVGLPTDETDTVFCAAGAGAGASAVIGRSVAMGVTALAQVRATGVSTVLTALSQVIDPSVAADLRGCPNLGHTLLVALGPPGEGQGVLLLARAPGSSPFSATDVEMSAVFGSYVALGLELANVHRMREQQAVFGDRDRIARDLHDLVIQCLFAAGLSMQSLRRFTDDPVALERIAAVTVELDSTIHELRDTIYSLRGASKDSASMSSKILAVISAGTRSLTFAPNIRLSGPIDADLGESLTENLLAVITEALSNVTRHAAATSVRISVTADHGRIRLLIVDNGQGFTQPVRSSGLDNLRQRARICGGRFEVKSEPGEGVRLSWSAPTVPNALRPGPSPTAQARVRARGFGDHNPG; this comes from the coding sequence ATGGAAGACCAGCTGGCTGATCTGCCTGCGGGAGCGGTGCCTCACGGCAGCGTGCCACTGGATGAAACCGTGCTCGTGGCTGAAACCGTGCCGCACGCCGGGAGTACGCGAATCGAAGACCTCCTGCAGCAACTGGTGGGGCGTGCGGATGAGCTGATGGCGACGCAGGAGCGTATTCGCGGTCTGGTGAGCGCGGTCGTGTCGATTGCCGAGGACCTCAGCCTCGATGCGGTTCTTAAACGTGTGGTTGAGTCTGCCTGCCAGCTTCTGAACGCGCAGTATGGGGCACTCGGTGTCATTGGGGAGAACCAGAGTCTCTCGCACTTCATCACCGTGGGTTTTGACGAGGAGACGGTGCGGAAGGTCGGTCCGTTACCGGTAGGCAAGGGTGTGCTGGGACTCCTCATTCGCGAACCCCAACCCATCCGCCTGCATGATCTGGGCCAGCATCCCGCGGCGGCCGGGTTTCCGGAACATCACCCACCGATGGTCTCGTTTCTTGGGGTTCCCGTTCGGGTGCGTGATGTGGTGTTTGGCAACCTTTATCTCACCGAGAAGGAGGGGGGTGGTGATTTCACCCCGGAGGACCAGGAACTCGCCGTGGCGCTCGCCGCAGCGGCGGGAGTCGCCATTGAGAACGCGCGCCTCTTCGACGAGGCGCGCCGCCGAGCGGCGTGGCTCGAGGCCTGTGCGGACATGGCGCGAGACCTGCTGCGATCTTTCGATAATGATGATGACGACGGCGGGAGCGGCCTCGTCACTGTGGCCCAGCGCGCGATGTTCGAGTCAGATTCCGTGCTTGCCCTCGTGGGATTGCCGACCGATGAAACTGACACGGTGTTCTGCGCGGCGGGTGCCGGCGCCGGGGCATCCGCTGTGATCGGCCGGAGCGTTGCCATGGGCGTGACAGCACTGGCCCAGGTGCGGGCTACGGGGGTGTCGACCGTGCTGACAGCGTTGTCGCAGGTCATTGACCCGTCGGTCGCGGCCGATCTTCGGGGCTGTCCGAACCTCGGGCACACGCTGCTCGTTGCTCTTGGCCCGCCCGGTGAGGGGCAGGGCGTGTTGTTGCTCGCTCGCGCGCCCGGATCCAGCCCCTTCAGTGCAACCGATGTTGAGATGAGTGCGGTCTTCGGTTCCTACGTGGCACTCGGACTGGAACTCGCGAACGTGCACCGCATGCGCGAGCAGCAGGCGGTCTTCGGGGATCGGGACCGCATTGCCCGCGACCTGCACGACCTCGTGATTCAGTGCCTCTTTGCGGCTGGGCTGAGCATGCAGAGTCTCCGGCGATTCACCGACGACCCGGTGGCGCTGGAGCGCATTGCCGCCGTGACCGTGGAGCTGGACAGCACGATCCACGAGCTGCGGGACACCATCTACTCGCTTCGGGGGGCGTCGAAGGACTCGGCAAGCATGAGCAGCAAGATTCTTGCGGTGATCTCGGCGGGCACCCGATCATTGACGTTTGCACCGAACATTCGGCTGTCGGGCCCCATCGATGCCGATCTGGGGGAGTCTCTTACGGAGAATCTGCTGGCCGTCATCACCGAGGCGCTCAGTAATGTCACCCGGCACGCCGCGGCGACGAGCGTACGAATCTCTGTCACCGCCGATCATGGCCGTATTCGACTGTTGATCGTCGATAACGGGCAGGGGTTCACCCAGCCGGTGCGGTCCAGCGGCCTCGACAACCTGCGGCAGCGGGCTCGAATCTGTGGCGGCCGGTTTGAGGTGAAGAGCGAACCGGGGGAGGGCGTGCGGTTGTCCTGGTCGGCACCGACCGTTCCGAATGCCTTGCGGCCTGGGCCGTCGCCCACAGCCCAAGCCCGCGTCCGAGCGCGGGGCTTCGGCGACCACAACCCCGGCTAG
- a CDS encoding dihydrolipoamide acetyltransferase family protein has translation MRNDFLLPDLGEGLTEAEIVSWLVAPGDTITIDQPVVEVESAKSVVELPSPFGGIVEKIFGTPGETIHAGQVLITVVDPAHAVLDAAPDPADDSVPAAVPAAVPDTAPGVSGAVLIGYGTTVSTRPARRVVQGRFGTRAPTATATATATAPAVPVPVTVTTTPEPSPQAVIQHLDPSRRSPVVSPLVRRLARENGFDASQLLGTGRNGLVVRTDVQAFLHAVPASAPVVTVPDPLPAASAVNTPLASESVRIPITGLRKVVAQRLTTSRREIPEATIWLDVDATELFVARDRLLAATGERFSVTALIARFVVAGLRRYPLLNSSVDTASQEILQHGAINLGLAAQTPRGLMVPVVHGAHAMTTRQLRDAIAGLVVSAADGTFPPAALTGGTFTLNNFGSLGVDGSAAIINHPEAAMLGIGRMIERPWVVNHELAVRTVVELSMVFDHRVCDGGTAAGFLTFVAGCIENPVSLLAEL, from the coding sequence ATGCGCAACGATTTTCTCCTCCCCGACCTCGGTGAGGGCCTCACCGAGGCGGAGATCGTCTCGTGGCTGGTGGCGCCGGGCGACACCATCACCATTGACCAGCCTGTGGTGGAGGTGGAGTCGGCCAAGTCCGTGGTGGAGTTACCCTCACCGTTCGGGGGCATTGTCGAGAAGATCTTCGGTACTCCCGGAGAGACCATTCACGCGGGCCAGGTTCTGATCACGGTTGTCGATCCGGCCCACGCTGTCCTTGACGCTGCGCCTGACCCTGCGGATGACTCCGTGCCAGCCGCTGTGCCCGCCGCTGTGCCCGACACGGCACCCGGGGTGAGCGGTGCGGTTCTCATCGGGTACGGAACGACCGTGAGCACCCGGCCTGCTCGACGCGTCGTGCAGGGCAGATTCGGCACGCGGGCACCAACGGCCACTGCCACTGCCACTGCCACTGCCCCTGCTGTCCCCGTGCCGGTAACCGTCACCACGACACCGGAACCCTCTCCCCAAGCAGTGATCCAGCATCTCGACCCGTCCCGGCGCTCTCCCGTCGTGTCGCCTCTGGTGCGCCGTCTGGCCCGGGAGAACGGATTCGATGCGAGCCAGCTCCTGGGCACCGGACGCAACGGACTCGTCGTTCGCACCGACGTGCAGGCCTTTCTCCACGCGGTCCCGGCGAGCGCTCCGGTCGTGACCGTTCCGGATCCCCTGCCCGCGGCATCCGCTGTGAACACCCCGCTCGCGAGCGAGAGCGTGCGCATTCCCATCACCGGCCTGCGCAAGGTCGTGGCGCAACGACTCACCACGTCGCGCCGCGAGATTCCCGAGGCCACCATCTGGCTCGACGTTGACGCCACCGAACTCTTCGTGGCCCGCGATCGACTCCTCGCGGCAACCGGTGAACGCTTCAGCGTGACCGCCCTCATCGCCCGCTTCGTGGTGGCTGGTCTCCGCCGCTACCCGCTCTTGAACTCCTCGGTGGATACCGCGAGCCAGGAGATTCTGCAGCATGGAGCCATCAACCTGGGTCTCGCCGCCCAGACACCCCGCGGACTCATGGTTCCGGTCGTTCATGGTGCCCACGCCATGACCACGCGACAACTGCGGGACGCCATTGCCGGACTCGTGGTGAGCGCGGCCGACGGCACCTTCCCGCCGGCCGCGCTCACCGGAGGAACGTTCACGCTCAACAACTTTGGCTCACTCGGTGTTGACGGCTCCGCTGCAATCATCAACCATCCCGAAGCCGCGATGCTCGGCATTGGGCGCATGATCGAGCGCCCGTGGGTGGTCAATCACGAACTCGCGGTACGAACCGTCGTGGAACTCTCCATGGTGTTCGACCACCGGGTGTGTGATGGCGGAACCGCCGCGGGGTTCCTCACCTTCGTGGCGGGGTGCATCGAGAATCCCGTGTCGTTGCTGGCCGAACTGTGA